CAGTGCACAATATTGTGAGTATGTCCCAGATCACGACATCATGGAAGAGGAGCCAATGGAATGATCCAAAAAGGACGCTGGGGAATAGGGATAATGGCCGTGATTATCGCTTCCGGAGTGGGCTATGCCATAGCTCAAGCCCAGAAAGCACCGCCAGTTCCGACCACTAATGTGGGACCTCAGTCATTTACAAAGTATGCCATGAATGCGAGCAATAATGCCGTATACGAAACAGCAACAGTAAAGAATTGGACGGCAAACTGGACCTTTACGGCCAAAGAACCGTTGCAGCAAGCTTCTATCGCGAATGGTATTATCTATATTTCGGGGGACGGCGGCAATTTAGCTTATCGCCATAATGATTTAATTTATGCGGTCGATGCCCAAAATGGACAAAAATTGTGGGCGACTCATCTTAACAACATGTCGATGACCACACCCGTTGTGGCTCAGGGCATGGTGTTTGTGGGCAGTGGTACGCAAGGGTTCAATCCAAAGGAGCAGGCCCTCGTCAATCACTTGCATACCCGTCATATCATTCGCGGGACAGGGCCTAATGCCATTTATGCCTTAAACAGCCATACAGGCCAGGTAATCTGGAAATATAACACGCCGGGAGAAAATATGCCGACGTTTGTTTACCACCAAGGCACGCTTTATGTCGCCAATGGAAATGGTAAGGTCTATGCCTTTAATGCCAAATCCGGCACCTTGTTATGGACAGTCAACATAGGATCATATGTTAGCATGTCTTCTCCAGTGCTAGACGGGGATTTGCTTTATATCTCTGGAGCCCATCCCTATGCCTTATATGCGGTGAATATTAAAACGCACCAGATTCAATGGAAAACGCCTGTGCCAGCTGTCTTCGCAGGATCGGATGACTGTTCCTTGGCGCTATGGCATCACCGGATTTTTTTAGAAGGCACGGCGGGCACGTGGCAGCATCCTCGCTCGGTATTCTTTGCTTTTGACAATCAAGATGGGCGCTTATTATGGAAAAGACGTTTAGGTGGGGGATTGTTGCCCACCAATATCGAGGTTTCGGCCCCGGTGGTGAATCAGGGCACGGTATTTATCGGATCGCCAATTACGCATAAAGAATATGCATTTAATGCCCGCACGGGTCATCTAGACTGGTCGTTTAAGGCCGCAGCACCCATTGCCGAATCGCCTGCAATCTTTGATCATCGCCTATTTGTCGGAGATACCATGGGAATGTTCTATGTTTTGAATAGCCATACGGGCCAGGAAATTGCCGCACGTTATCTAGCAGGAGCGTTTGCAGCCGATTATCCCTTAATCGTGGGAAAAACCCTGTATCAACCGAATCAAAATGGGCAAATGCTAGCGATCCCTATAAATACCTTGATGGATTCCAAGAAAAATGCTTTCGCGAGTTTACCTGTGCCCGCTGGTGTGATGGGAGCCGATATATTACAAGGAGAAAAAATTTTTATGAGCCCCAGGTTGTCATCCCGGGGACTCACGTGCAACTCCTGCCACGTGGATCAAGGAACTACCACGACTTATATGAAGGGACATATTATTCCGACGCTCATTGGTGCCGTATCTGCTTTTCCTCTCGTAAGAAATGGTCACGTGAGGACGTTAGATGGACAAATTAATCACTGTATTACAGCTATGGGGGCAAAAAAATTATCCTCTTCAAGCCGCACCATCAAGTATTTAAATTTGTATTTGCATTGGTTATCGAGTGGTTTTTCCAACCGCCTTACTCCCCCTGCCGGACACCAAACGATTACGGGAGGCTGCAATTAATGCACATCACCAAAAAAATCACCACTCTGATATTTGCGTTGTTCACGGTGGGGATCGCGAGCTATATGCTCACCACACGCAATATGGCCATAAAAGCGCAGCACGTTAACGAGGAGCAGGCGGGAGGAGTGCTGTTTGCTAATTTATGCGCAACATGCCATGGTCCTGGTGGAGATGGATCAGGAGGCGCTCCGAATTTAAGCGACGGGCATGTGTTACAAAAATATCCGACATCACAAGCATTGAGCACGTTTATTCAACAGCGCATGCCTGCTACTGCCCCGGGAACTTTGAATCCTGACGAAACCCGCGATTTAGTATTATATATTCAAAGGTTAAACCGTGGCCCATCATAAAAGGCTTGCTAGTTGAACTCCATGCAGTGTAACGATACAATGGGGACATGGTGTGAAAGGGAGGGCCACGTTTGTTAAGGTATGTCCGTGCCTCATTAGAGGATCAGGCGAAGGTTGAAGAGTTTTTACGGAGTATTCAGGATGAGGGTTTACTGAAGCAAGTGAGTTCACTTCTCAGTCTCACGCAAGGTGGTTTGTATTTAGCAATTGATGATCATGATGCAATTGTCGGGACAGCGGTCATTACGTTGCCGAAAAGGCACGAGGCATATCTTGGTCATGTCAGACTGGCATCCCCCAATCAAGATCGGGAGACATTAAAAGACTTTGCATCCTTCCAACTCGAAGAAGCACGAAAATTGGGTGCTCATGTCATACGCGCTTTAGCCAGTGAAAAGGACCAATTGTGGGCTGCTGTTTTACAGGAAGAGTCTGAATTTAAACCAGTAGAAAAATGGGTCGTGGGAAGCTTTGAAGGATTTCAAGCTCCTGATGTTCCGCCCCTCGAAGCGGGGCCGGCCTGGGCGGTTGATAAAGAACGGATTCGAGAATTTATGGATCAAGTGACGAATCCTCTATGGGCCGAGAATGATCTACATATTCCGAGTTCCCTTGAACCGCAAGATTTAGAAAACCAATTTGAAGTGGGCGGCGTTGCGGTGGCCCCTCAAGATGGACGGCTGACCGTGGATTCTTTAGCCCTATACCGGGTGCGTAATACCGATGCCATCGATATTAAATATTTTCGGAGCCACGGCCATTATCTTCGTCAACTTCTTGATTATTTGTGGCTGGAAGCGCGTGCCTGGGGTGTGTCGAAAATGCGAGTTGGCTTGAATGAACAAACGGCATCCCAAATTGCTGATGCATTGCAAATTCCCATTCAGGTCGAATGGACAGGGAGTATTTTGGTCCATTACATTAATCATGGACTGCAAGCGGCATCTGTATGATTCTTAATCGGTTTCAGGGATGGAAAGAGGCTTGGTGGCCTGACAAAGAGTCGGCTAAAGAGCTGTTTCAAATCTTAGTGTTTAGCCGTATTGCGTTAATCGTGGCGGGATGGATAGGACTGGCCCGGCTACCGTGGAAGTACTATTCTCCCACGTTTAACGTGACGACCAATCCTATTCTGTTGATGTGGATTCGGTGGGATGGCTTGTGGTATACAGGTATTGCGATCCATGGCTACTGGTTTCAGGCTCTAGCCTTTTTCCCCCTCTATCCGCTTCTCACGGCGTTATTACACTGGATTACGTTTCTTCCGGTTTATGTTACCGCCTTGATCGTATCGAATTTGGGACTAATAGGTTTTACAATAAGCTTTTATGGATTGGTTCGCGATCTCTACGGTGATGATTTAGCGAAGCGCGCTGTGTGGATTGCCATTATGTTTCCCACTGCTTTTTTTATGTCGGCGGCCTATACCGAAGGCCTTTACATGTTTTTGAGCACGACCGTGTTTTGGTTGGCTTACCGAAAAAAATTTTGGGCGGCAGGAATTTTTGGGATGTTAGCAGCACTCACCCGCAATGAAGGCGCGTTTACGGTCATTCCAATTTTATGGTCCTATTATCAAAGTTATGGATGGACAATTAAAAAAGCCTTGTGGAGTGTACTCTTGGTTCCCGCAGGCATTGTGGCGTTCATGATCTACCAATGGCGGGATTTTGGCTCTCCTTTAGCATTTATCGCCGCTCAATCCTATTGGGGCCGTCAAATCACATGGCCATGGGTGGGAATATTTTTGGCAATAAAGACCATTTGGCACGGTAGTCCATTGCAGCCGAGCACAATTCTCAGTATGATAGATTTATGTGCCGCGCTTGTTTTTATGATCTTGTGGATTTTTGCGTGGCGGCGAAAGTTTCCTGTTGACTGGTTAGCATATTGGGGTATCCTGTTGCTGATTGATATTTCAGCACCGGATATTCACGGGAGAAGTCCGTTATTATCGATGTCACGGCTTGTGCTGATATTGTTTCCCGGCTTTGTGATGCTGGGTATACTAGCAAAGCATGAGAGTTGGAATCGATTTTTTCATTGGCTTCTCCCCATGTTGCAGGTGACATTCTTTTTGATCTTTGCAACATGGCATTGGATTGCATAATACTCAAGGAGGCTAATGCATGCGTGCCTTAGTGATTCTTCCCACCTACAATGAGTTGGGAAATCTCGGACCGTTGGTAGATTCGATTATCGAACAAGGTGAGATGTTTGACGTCTTGATTATTGATGACGGGTCTCCTGATGGTACGGGATTATTAGCCGATCACTTAAAAACGGTTTATCCCAACCGTGTGGAAGTGATTCACCGTCAAGGCAAGCTCGGGTTGGCGACGGCGTATCTAACGGGATTTCGATTTGGATTAAACAAGGGATATGACTATATGTTTGAAATGGACGCGGATTTTTCTCATAACCCGCGTTATCTACCCCAATTTATCGAGACCATGCTGCGTGAAAAAGCTGATGTGGTTTTAGGATCGCGTTATGTTCAAGGTGGAGGCGTAACTCGCTGGCCGTGGTATCGCAAGGTGATTTCCCGCGGCGGATCACTCTATGCGGGACTCGTTTTAGGGGTCAACGTGAAGGATTTGACCGGAGGGTTTAAATGCTTTAGCAGGCGCGTTCTCGAATCGATTAATCTTGAAACCATTGAATCCACAGGCTATGGATTTCAAATTGAAATGACCTACCGGGCGCTGAAAGCAGGATTCAAGGTGGTTGAGATGCCAATTATTTTTGAAGAACGTCGGGAAGGCAAGAGTAAGATGTCTCCCGGTATTTTTATGGAAGCGTTATGGATGGTGGGAAAACTTCGCATTCAAAGCGGTCTTGAAGGAGAGCATCATCCGGCCGGAGAACGGCTGCGTTAAATTCTATGATAATGAAATATCGGCAATTAATTGACCGGATGCTTCGATATGGCATCATAGGAGTCAGTGGTGTTGGCGTCAATTTAGGTGTGTTGACGATTTTACACCACCTTTGGCCGTTGCAAGCAACTCTGACTTATGTCATAGCCGTCGAAGCATCTATCATTAGCAATTATGTCTTAAATGCGTGGTTTACATTCAAAGCCCGGGTCCATTTTGCCGGTTTGATGCGATATAATGTGGTTTCCGCCGGCGGATTAATTGTTCAGACAGCGATTTACAAGCTGTTACTCATGCAACACCTGAATTATATCGTGGCGGATCTCATTGCGATTCCTTTTGGTACAATCATTGGATTTATCTTGTCGAACGTTTGGGTTTTTCGGGGACGGGAGGGCTTATCCTCACATGACCAAGTCAACAACCCGGTTACCGGGGCCCCAGCCAGCCCCCCTGGACGCCCTGGAGGCCGTCGTTGAGGCAGGGCTGGCTATGCTGACTAGTGGCGCTGAAGTATCCCGTGTCGAAGACACGATGGTGCGTCTCGCGCAGGCTTACCGAATTGAGCCGGTCGACGTTGTGGCAATGCCGACAGCGTTATTTGTCGCGGGACCCGATGGCCGCAGTTTGGTGAAACGAGTGCGGCGACGTTCGGTCAATTTGGCTGTCGTCGCCGAAATCAACCAATTGTCACGAGATGTGGCAAAAAATCCGATTCCGCTTAGCGAATTTCGGGAACAACTAGAAAAAGCCAAGCAACGGGCGATCTATCCACCCTGGTCGAGTATTTTGTTTGCGGCCGGGGCAGCTGGTCTTATTAGCCAGTTAATGGGCGGTCACTTGATTGATGTGTTGCCGGCTGCTGTTAGTGGGGGATTGACCCAATTAACTCGGCGCACCTTATTTAAGACCCAAATTCCTGGCAGTCTTAGCGATTTATTGTCCGCGGCCGTGGCGACACTTCCGGCCTTATTTCTGGCGCGGTTTCATTCCTTCCAACCGGGGGCCATTCTTGTTGGCGGCATTATGGTATTAACACCGGGATTACTCTTTACCACGGCAGTGCGTGACGGGATCACAGGAGATTTAGTGTCGGCGGTTAGCCGCCTGCTTGAAGCCTTGCTCATTGGAGGAGCCGTGGCAGCAGGGGCGAGTTTGCCCTTGTATATTTATCTGCACCTAGGAGGGCGCTGGCCGTGATTCAGCAAGCCCTATTTGCAGCGTTGACCACGATAGCTTTTGGCTTTTTATATCAGGTCCGAACGTCCTTGTTATGGATTGCGGGAGTGATTGGGGCCTTAGCGTGGATGGCTTCTCTTACGGTGAGTCTCATCCCGGGAGCAGGTCTTTTAGGAGACTTCGTCGGAGCTTTTGTAGTGGGCAGTTTGGCTGAAGTAGCAGCCCTGTGGAAAAAGCAGCCGGTAACCATTTTTGTGGTGCCTGCCATTATTTCCTTCGTGCCCGGATATATGGTCTATGAAAGTATGGTGGCATTTCTCAAAAATCATTTTAATCAAGGACTGCGCTTTAGTTTAACCGCTATTTTTTCTGCGGCGGCGCTATCATTAGGCCTGGCCCTCGCAACCGCCCTTTTGCGCCCGTTACTGCGTCCCCACCATCCTTTTAGTTCTCATTAGAGGTATTATCCTTCTCTTTGGCTTGGCAGGCGGGGCATAAGCCATGAATCTCCAAATCATGGTAAAGAATCTTATAGCCATAAGGTTCCACAATTTCATCCACACGCTGTTCGAGACGACAGTTATTGAGATCCACGACTTGATTACAACCTACGCAGACAAGATGGTGATGATGATGGCGGAACGGCGGAATCAATTCATAGCCGACAGAACCGTGGCCAATCAGCACAGGATGAACGATACCAATGGCGGTAAACAACTCAAGAATCCGGTAGACCGTGGTTTGGTTGATGCCAGTGGATTGGATTTCTTCAACAACCGTCGAAATGGGCAAAGGAAATGGACTGGATTCCAGTAACCGGTAGACATGTAAACGGTCCGGAGTTACCCGGAATCCCCGCTCCCGCAATGTTTCTTGGAATAATTCTTCGTGATTTGCCATGCTGGCCTCCATATCGTTCAATATTATGTTCGCTTTTCACGTAAAAGGCAAGGAAGATATGGCTATTCCTTCTTGGGGAGCAATCCTTGGTGTTGTAAGGCCTCCAACACTTGATCCGGTTGTTGGCTAATGACAAAAATCTCTTGTGCCGCGCCACTGGAACGCCCGATTAATTTTAACCCACTTGGGGTAAAGTACTGGAATGACAACCCCATCTGACTGCCTGATTTGGGTTTAATGGTACCGGGAATGACACCATCGACCGAGGGGAGGGACGACAAAAAGCGTAAGTGAGGCTCCAGCTCCCGAAGAACGTGGTGCTGTCGCTTCACTTTGGATTGTCGGTATTTAGCCATATGAAATCCTGCCCTTCTTAATACCCTCAATGGTATCAAATTCGTGCGGCGAATCCAAATCAGGAATCATATCCCCAATGCGGGGAATTGCAGGAAAACTCATGAAAAGGAGAGATGGATCATTCGTCCCCAATTTTGCAGTTACTGCCAGGGCGTCTTGCAATGGATGCGGCTCGATCAAAAACGGCGTTTAGTCTGTCAGCAATGTGGCCGCGTGCATTATCTTGACCCTCGATTAGCTGTTGCTATCTTGTTATATGGGCCCAAGCCTGTCATCTATTTAGCCAAACGCCTTGTTGAACCGGGATGGGGACAATGGATCATGCCTGGAGGTTATGTGGAACCGGGAGAGGATTTAAGCCGTGCCTGTTCACGAGAACTGCAAGAAGAACTGCATCTGTCAGCCGGCCCTATGCGTTTGATCGGGATTTACTTAGATCATCCCAATACGTTTACGGCCGTTTTCAGTTCCCCCCTGATTCATGGTGCAGAATTTTTCGGAAGTGCTGAAATCTCGGCTTTACAGCCCTTTGCTTGGCCAGATATTCCATGGAGTCACCTCTACTTTACATCTACGCATCAAGCGATCCGGGACTTTGTGGCCGAATATTTATGGCAAGACGCACGTCACGAATAAAAAACCCACCCCGCTTTACGGTTTGCTGCGGCGTGGGCCATGGTTGTTTGGGTGTTAATGGGACAAATGCGAAGCGCGGCGCTCCATCCGCCGGTTTTTGGATTCCAGGGTCACCACTTCGGGTAAACGGACATCATCCCAGCTTTGGACCACAACCGTACCCTCTTCAATATGGGCATATTCGGGTTTTTCGCCGTGCCCATCGCCTAGCGCCATCACATCGCCAATTTTAATTTGGGCGGGCTGCAAACGCAGCGCATAGATATGGCGGGACCGGTCCTGGGGTTGGCCGGCGTATATGGTTCCCCGAAGCCAGCCAAACACCATGACGTCTCCGGAAGCGATAATGGTGGCACCCGGATTGACATCGCCAATCACGATGATATCGCCTTGATGCATAATTTGTTGCCCTGAACGAACCGTATGACGCACAATGAGTGGCGGCGACGCCGGCTTTTTTGCTTCCAGTGGAATCACGCTGGAGGGATCGGTTTGGATAATGCCTTTCAGTGTTAGATTGGGAAATGTTGAAAAAACTTCGGCGACACGCTGGAAGAGCGAAGGGGTCAGAGGTAAATTGACTTCGAGATAAATGGCCGCTGTGCCGAGAAAGTTATGACGCGCATTTAATGTTTTGACAAGATCATCCACCAGGCCGTCTTCATTGCTTAAATCCGTGGCTAAAAGATGTAGCCCCCGGCGATCGCCCTTTAGTTCCATTCCTGTTCCCTCCATAAGAAAAATACCCTGCAATTTACCGTTTAAATGAAAAGGTGCCATTTCAGATTTAAGGAAAAGAGCTTGATATTTCCCGCTGTTGTCTACCGTTCTTACACGATTCGTCATGATGCACATTCTTGGACAACACGTTCCGAGTCAGGGCGGGAGTCTTTGCCCGTTCACGATCAATTATCATCACATTCCACTTTGACTCGGCAAAATCCTGCCTCTTTATCCTATAATTTTTCGACAGGCAGAACAATGTCAGCATAGGAGAATTTCTTGCAATGAGTTTAAAACCCTTTAGGGCCGGGAGAAAGATAAGAGATTACGCCATCAGTTGTAATTTCTTTAGCTCCAACAATCCATCCCTGCTTTAACTTGGCCTCCGCCTCCAATGAGCTGATCGGTTGACGATTCGACAAAAGATAATAATGATGTCTCATTGTCTTGGCTTGTTGATCGACTGCGGAGGCAGGAAGAGGAAGTGAGTGCCAGTGTGGTACATGACTTTGTACCTCGTCGAGATGACAGAGATGCCATGAGCATGCAAGCTGGTATTGGCTGATCCATTCCTGCAGTCGTTTTAATCTCAGTGGGCCTCCCGTGGCGATAATCCAGAGCGCAAAATGGGGGTTCGTGACGGCTTCCAAACGGTAGGCTGTTAATTTGCTTCGCCACTGTTTGGCGGTTTCTTTTCCAGTATCCATTTCAAGGAGAACCGGATAAGGATAGAGGGGGAGTTGAATCACGGCATCAGGACATAGGCGGTAATAGCTGCCGGCAAATTGCCATGACATAATCTTGGGATAGAGACGGATATAACTTTCACTCACTAAGTACCTGTGGCGTTCATGTGCACCGCGGTGAAATTTGTCACGTTGCCACAGCGCGTTATGAAAGACAATGACGTCTTGAGGAGCTATGTCTTTGGTCACGACAAGTCCGAAATGACGTTTGGCCTGTTCGAACGATAAATAGCCAGTATTGTCAATCACCTGTTGCCAGGATAGGGGCTTTTGATCCGGTGTGATGGGCGGTGTTGTCATGGATGCACGCTTTCTTCGGTTAGGGGCATATGAGATAGCTTCAGCCGTTTTGGTGACTGTAAGCGTCCATTTTGAGTCAGCTGGGCATAAGCTGTTCCCCTAGGCAGATAGCGTAAATCAGGAGGCAAGTCATAAGGTTGGGCCAGACGGGAAAATATGGCAGCATCGTCCGCGTGAATGCCGCCGAAAATAATGCGTTGACGGGCATTAGCCAATAAAGCTTCTTTGAGGGGC
The Sulfobacillus thermosulfidooxidans DNA segment above includes these coding regions:
- a CDS encoding threonine/serine exporter family protein; amino-acid sequence: MTKSTTRLPGPQPAPLDALEAVVEAGLAMLTSGAEVSRVEDTMVRLAQAYRIEPVDVVAMPTALFVAGPDGRSLVKRVRRRSVNLAVVAEINQLSRDVAKNPIPLSEFREQLEKAKQRAIYPPWSSILFAAGAAGLISQLMGGHLIDVLPAAVSGGLTQLTRRTLFKTQIPGSLSDLLSAAVATLPALFLARFHSFQPGAILVGGIMVLTPGLLFTTAVRDGITGDLVSAVSRLLEALLIGGAVAAGASLPLYIYLHLGGRWP
- the minC gene encoding septum site-determining protein MinC codes for the protein MELKGDRRGLHLLATDLSNEDGLVDDLVKTLNARHNFLGTAAIYLEVNLPLTPSLFQRVAEVFSTFPNLTLKGIIQTDPSSVIPLEAKKPASPPLIVRHTVRSGQQIMHQGDIIVIGDVNPGATIIASGDVMVFGWLRGTIYAGQPQDRSRHIYALRLQPAQIKIGDVMALGDGHGEKPEYAHIEEGTVVVQSWDDVRLPEVVTLESKNRRMERRASHLSH
- a CDS encoding Fur family transcriptional regulator produces the protein MANHEELFQETLRERGFRVTPDRLHVYRLLESSPFPLPISTVVEEIQSTGINQTTVYRILELFTAIGIVHPVLIGHGSVGYELIPPFRHHHHHLVCVGCNQVVDLNNCRLEQRVDEIVEPYGYKILYHDLEIHGLCPACQAKEKDNTSNEN
- a CDS encoding polyprenol monophosphomannose synthase codes for the protein MRALVILPTYNELGNLGPLVDSIIEQGEMFDVLIIDDGSPDGTGLLADHLKTVYPNRVEVIHRQGKLGLATAYLTGFRFGLNKGYDYMFEMDADFSHNPRYLPQFIETMLREKADVVLGSRYVQGGGVTRWPWYRKVISRGGSLYAGLVLGVNVKDLTGGFKCFSRRVLESINLETIESTGYGFQIEMTYRALKAGFKVVEMPIIFEERREGKSKMSPGIFMEALWMVGKLRIQSGLEGEHHPAGERLR
- a CDS encoding c-type cytochrome, whose product is MHITKKITTLIFALFTVGIASYMLTTRNMAIKAQHVNEEQAGGVLFANLCATCHGPGGDGSGGAPNLSDGHVLQKYPTSQALSTFIQQRMPATAPGTLNPDETRDLVLYIQRLNRGPS
- a CDS encoding PQQ-binding-like beta-propeller repeat protein; this encodes MIQKGRWGIGIMAVIIASGVGYAIAQAQKAPPVPTTNVGPQSFTKYAMNASNNAVYETATVKNWTANWTFTAKEPLQQASIANGIIYISGDGGNLAYRHNDLIYAVDAQNGQKLWATHLNNMSMTTPVVAQGMVFVGSGTQGFNPKEQALVNHLHTRHIIRGTGPNAIYALNSHTGQVIWKYNTPGENMPTFVYHQGTLYVANGNGKVYAFNAKSGTLLWTVNIGSYVSMSSPVLDGDLLYISGAHPYALYAVNIKTHQIQWKTPVPAVFAGSDDCSLALWHHRIFLEGTAGTWQHPRSVFFAFDNQDGRLLWKRRLGGGLLPTNIEVSAPVVNQGTVFIGSPITHKEYAFNARTGHLDWSFKAAAPIAESPAIFDHRLFVGDTMGMFYVLNSHTGQEIAARYLAGAFAADYPLIVGKTLYQPNQNGQMLAIPINTLMDSKKNAFASLPVPAGVMGADILQGEKIFMSPRLSSRGLTCNSCHVDQGTTTTYMKGHIIPTLIGAVSAFPLVRNGHVRTLDGQINHCITAMGAKKLSSSSRTIKYLNLYLHWLSSGFSNRLTPPAGHQTITGGCN
- a CDS encoding DUF2103 domain-containing protein, which produces MAKYRQSKVKRQHHVLRELEPHLRFLSSLPSVDGVIPGTIKPKSGSQMGLSFQYFTPSGLKLIGRSSGAAQEIFVISQQPDQVLEALQHQGLLPKKE
- a CDS encoding GtrA family protein, with amino-acid sequence MIMKYRQLIDRMLRYGIIGVSGVGVNLGVLTILHHLWPLQATLTYVIAVEASIISNYVLNAWFTFKARVHFAGLMRYNVVSAGGLIVQTAIYKLLLMQHLNYIVADLIAIPFGTIIGFILSNVWVFRGREGLSSHDQVNNPVTGAPASPPGRPGGRR
- a CDS encoding threonine/serine exporter family protein, which translates into the protein MIQQALFAALTTIAFGFLYQVRTSLLWIAGVIGALAWMASLTVSLIPGAGLLGDFVGAFVVGSLAEVAALWKKQPVTIFVVPAIISFVPGYMVYESMVAFLKNHFNQGLRFSLTAIFSAAALSLGLALATALLRPLLRPHHPFSSH
- a CDS encoding NUDIX hydrolase, with translation MRRIQIRNHIPNAGNCRKTHEKERWIIRPQFCSYCQGVLQWMRLDQKRRLVCQQCGRVHYLDPRLAVAILLYGPKPVIYLAKRLVEPGWGQWIMPGGYVEPGEDLSRACSRELQEELHLSAGPMRLIGIYLDHPNTFTAVFSSPLIHGAEFFGSAEISALQPFAWPDIPWSHLYFTSTHQAIRDFVAEYLWQDARHE